From Microbacterium sp. LWH7-1.2:
CCGTACCGGGTGCCGTCGGCGACCGACATCCGGGAACGGCTCGCCGGTGTGCTGGCGGTGGTCTACCTCATCTTCAACGAGGGCTATCTGGCCACCGCAGGGGAGGCCTCGCTGCGCGTGGACCTCACCGACGACGCGATCCGCCTGGGCCGCCTCCTGCACTCACTCCTTCCCGATGAGGGGGAGGTGACCGGCCTTCTCGCCCTGATGCTGCTCACTGACGCACGGCGCACCGCGCGCTTCTCCCACGCCGGTGAGCTGGTGACCCTCGACGAGCAGGACCGCAGCGCCTGGAACCGCGGCCTGATCATCGAGGGTCACGCCCTGGTCCGCGAACGGATCGCCGCGGTCGCCGCCGGCGCGGAGTCACCGGGGCGATATCAACTCCTGGCGGCGATCAACGCGGTGCACACCAATGCCCCGTCTTCGGGCGACACCGACTGGTCACAGATCGTCGCTCTCTACGACCGCCTGATCGGGCTCGATCCCTCCCCGATCGTTCGACTGAACCGTGCGATCGCTGTCGCCGAACTGGATGGCCCCGACGTGGCGCTCGCCGAGATCGACCGACTCGGCGAGACCCTCGACAACTACCACGCCTACCACGCCGCGCGCGCCGACCTCCTGAGGCGGGTCGGGCGAAGCGACGACTCGCGGACCGCGTACGACAGGGCCATCCAACTCGCCGGCAACCCCGCCGAGCGAGCGTATCTCGACCGCCGCCGCGACCAACTCGTGTGGTGACGCGCGTGGCGAACTGAGAGATCGACCTGCGGGCGCTACGGATCATCGCTCACCAGGCATGTTGCTCACATGGCAGCTGGCAGGAGGGACGCTTCATCACCGACCGGGCCGACCCGTCGCGGTCACGCAGCTGCCTGCCCGATGCCGGTGCAGGGGGCAGGGCGCCTTCCACTCAGCGAGCAGATTCAGCGCACAGCACTCTCTACAACGTGTTTCGGAAATCGGCGCGCATCACCTCGTTGCTGACTCCTATCCTGGCTCCATGGTCGACCGCGCGAACAAGCCGGAACTGCACCTGGATACCGTCGCGGAGTGGGAAGCCTGGCTGGACGCGGACCCGGACCCGACGGGGGTCCGACTGCGACTGCGGAAGACGGCCACGAGCCGCCCCGGGATCACGTACGCCGAGGCGCTCGAGGTCGCGCTGTGCTTCGGATGGATCGATGGGCGGAAGCAATCCCTCGACGCCGACTACTTTCTGCAGACCTTCACACCCCGGCGACCGCGGAGCCTCTGGTCGAAGGTCAACATCGGCCACGTCACCCGGCTGCTGGAGGAAGGTCGCATGCGGCCCCAGGGTCAGCTCGAGATCGACCGCGCGAAGGCTGACGGGCGATGGGACCGCGCCTATCGGCAGGGCGACGGCGACCTCCCCGAGGAGCTGCAGGAAGCCCTGAACGCAGACCCGAAGGTCGCGAAAGCCTTCGCATCCCAGTCCGCGCAGAACCGGTTCGCGATGGCCTTCCGAGTCGCCAACCTGAAGCGACCGGCGTCGCGCGCCGCACGCGTCGCGGAGTACGTCGAGATGCTGAAGCGGGGCGAAACCCTCCACTGAGTCCAGCCGCCGCCGCGATTGGCAAGACGGGGCCGTCCCGCTCCTCCTCCTCGTGTCGGCGGCGAAATTGCCGACGTGCGCGAGAGCGGTCCAGCCGCTGGCGTGGAGACGAGCGCCACGGCAAGGCCGGTCGCGACGCACCATCTGGTGCTGAAGGCCGCGCTGCCAAGTTCCGTGCCATCCCCGCCACTCTTCGCCCGCCGGACCGTGATCGTCTCCGCGCCGGCTCCTCGTCGGCGAGACTCTTCGGTACGCCTGACCGCAAAGGACCCTCGATGATCACCGTTCACCTTCGCTATGAGATCGACTCCGCCAAGCTCGACGACTTCACCGAGTACGGCCGCGCGTGGATCCGACTCGTCAACAAACTCGGTGGCACCCACCACGGCTACTTCATGCCCAGCGAAGGCGACAGTGATGAGGCTTTCGCGTTGTTCTCCTTTCCGTCGCTCGCGGAATACGAGGTCTACCGGAACGCCTCGAAGGTTGATCCGGACTGTCAGAAGGCGTTCGAGCTCGCGCGGACGACGGGTTGCATCCGGCGCTACGAGCGCCGCTTCCTCGCACCGGTGTTCGCTTAGCGGTCCTCGAGCCAGGGGCGTCGGTCAGGGATGGGCGCCGGATGCTGCCGGGATACCGATCTCGTCCAACCAGTCCGAAAGAAGCGCTGCGGTGAGACCGGGGCGCTCGTGTGGGAGCGCATGCCCGGCGTCGGCGGCGGTGACGACGGTGGCGCGCGGGTACCTGTCGCCGAGGCGTTGTTGCCGTTCCCAACCGACCCAGTGATCGTGTTTGCCCGAGATCACCAGCACCGGAGCCTCTACAGCCACCGTGTCCGGATCCGCGGCATGCGGACCGGCAGTGATCGCCGTCTCCAGGGTCTGTTCGTCGACCTCCCCGACGGCGGGGGCCACGGCGTGACGGAATCGCTCGAGGGTTTCCGCTGTTCGAACCACGAAGTACCCCTCGTACTCCGCTCGCTGTGCAGGATCGAGTGCGGTGGACACGTGATCGTCCCGAACCACCCTCGGCGGGGGAGTGCTTTGCTCCCCGGGTACGGCGGGGCAGATCAGTGCGAGACCGGCTACCCGGTCGGGATGGCGTGCCGCGATCGCGCGGGCGAAGTGTCCACCGAACGAATGCCCGAGCACGAGAAATCTGCCACTCGGTGCTTCCCGTCGAAGAAGACTGTCGACGAGGTCCAGCACATCATCCGGTCGCCGGACTCCGGATGAGGGTCGGGAATCGCCGTGTCCCGGCAAGTCGATGTACACCCGACGCACCGGGCGCGCCTCGATCATCGGTTCAAGGAAGCCCCGCACCTCGCCTCGTGCGGAGTACGCGCCGTGAACAGCGATGAGGGGAATGCCGGAACCGACAGCGTCGTAGGCCAGCGACGCCGTCTCGCTCTCCTGAACTCTCCGCGTCATGTCCCCATGATGGCCAGGGCACATGCTCGATCCAAGCCGCCGTCGAGTATCGGCCCGACAGCCGGTCGGTCAGCGTGCGTCCATAGCGATCGTCGGTCTCGGAGTGGGCCGTTCGGTCCAGGTGCTCCTCGAGGAGCGAGGAGCGCTGGCGGCTGCGTCGACTAGTAGTAGCCGCCGTCCGGGTCCGGCGCGAGATACACGTCGACCACATCGTCGTGCAGGACGAATCGGAGGTACGAGGTCGGTTCACCGGATGGCGCGGGCGGGACCACGCGGGGATCGATGCTGGGGAAGTCGGCGATCGTGTCGATCGTCGGCGCCGAGCATCGGAACACCGAGACCCGATCCTCCGAGACGATCGCAAGGCATCGCGTGTCCTGAGGCTCCGTCGTCGTCGCGCTCCACAGCTCCAGCGCGCCATACGAGCCGTGCGAGACGAAGTCCGAGGCTGTCAACGCGAAGAACTCGACGTCCTCATCGATACCGAATGACCCCTCCACCGATTCATCCTGCGCGAGCTGTGCCACGGGCCCTGGCTCGCTCGCCTCGTCGGCGACGAAGGCGATCACCGCGATCGCGGCACCAAGGACCGCAAGTCCGGCGATGACCCATGGCAGGATGCTGCGGGCTCGCTGCTTGCTCGAGTCGCGCGGCGGGGCCTCTCCTGGTGCGACGGGTGACTCGTCCATTGCTGTGTCCTTCCGTTCCGATGCGACCCATTAACGGCCGCGCCGGTATCGGTGCAGTACCGGCGCTGGGCGGCCGGTATCGCCGCGGTTCCGGCTGTCTTGACGTGGGTCTCGGTCAGGCTCACAGTGGCGTCATGGAGGTGCGCGTACTCGGCGCATTGACGCTCGACGATGGCCGGATCCCGCTGGCACGGCGGGAACGCGCGGTTCTGGGCGCGCTCACCGTCCGGCCGGGCGAGTCGGTCTCCACCGACTCCCTCGCGGTCGCTCTCTGGGGCGATGACCTTCCCGCGTCCTGGTCCAAGGTGATCCAGGGCTGCGTCATGCGGCTGCGCCGGCTGATCGCGCCGGCGCGGATCGAAACGACCCCGCTCGGGTATCGACTCCTGACAGACCACGTACAGATCGACGCCGACGAGTTTGAGCGACTCGTTCAGCGGGGGACGGAGCAACTGGAGCTTGGGGAACCCGAACGCGCTGCGCATACTGTCTCGAAGGCGCTGGGGCTGTGGCGGGGCGATGCTTTCAGCGAGCTCGCTGACTGGCAGCCGGCTCGGATCGCCTCTGGTCGTCTGGACGAGCTGCGCCTCTCGGCCGAGGAGCTGCTGCTGGACGCACGGCTCCGGGCCGGCGAGGTACAGGAAGTGGCCGCGTCGGCGCGGGCTCGCGTCGCTGAGGCGCCGTTGCGCGAGCGGCGCTGGGTCGTGCTGAGCGTGGCCCAGTACAGGCAGGGCCGGCAGGCGGATGCTCTCACCACGGTCCGCAACGCCCGATCGCTGCTCGCCGCGGAACTGGGTCTGGACCCCTGCGTCGAGCTGGCAGCGTTGGAGCAGGCGATCCTCCGGCAGGATGCCTCGCTCCTCTCGGACCGCGTGTTCCGCGCCGCGTCGGCCGAGTGCCCGTATTTCGGACTTCCACCGGCGGACGTGGACGATGCCGACCGATACTTCGGCCGCGAGGCCGAGCTGGCAGACGCGCTGCGGGCGGTCGAGGAACACGGCGTGCTGCTGGTCGCCGGCGCATCGGGGGTCGGCAAGTCCTCGTTCGTGCGGGCCGGGATCGGGGCACAGCTGCGCGCGGGCGGCGCCGAAGTCGTGATCGTCACGCCAGGTGAGCACCCGGTCGACGCTCTGCGGGACCTCGACTTCGAGGGCGCAGCATCCGTCCTCATCGTCGATCAGTGCGAGCAGGCCTTCGCCGCCGACCCCGCCGAGACCCGGGAGTTCTTCGCAGCCCTCTCGCAGCTGGCCTTCCGGGGGACGCTCGTCATGGCGCTCCGCGCCGATCGGCTCGGCGACCTGGCCGAGCAAACGGGATTCGCGCAGATCATCCGATCACGGATGCTGATGCTCACCACGCTCGGATCGGATGGTCTGCGGGCGATCATCGAGAAGCCGGCGGCACAGGCGGGGATCATCCTGGAGCCCGGTCTCACCGAAGTGCTCGTCCGAGATGCAGACGGGCGTTCTCTCCCTCAGTTGTCCCACGCGCTGCGTCAGGTGTGGTCTCGTCGTGAAGGACGGGTCATGACCGTCGACGGGTACCAGGCCTCCGGTGAGATCGAGGGCGCGGTCGCCCAGACGGCAGAGGAGGTCTATGGGGCCCTGCCGGACGCAGAAAGGCGGCTGCTGCGGGACATCCTCCTTCGTCTCGTGGACGTCGCAGATGGTATCGCCAACGGCCGTCGCGTCGAACGCGCTCTCGTTGCGATCGATGACGCGCACTCGAGGATCATCGATGAACTGATCGACGCCCGCCTGCTCACAACGGACGAACAGTCGGTGCAGCTGTCCCATGAAGCGCTGGCCCGCGAGTGGCCCCGCTTGACGGAGTGGCTCGCCGGTGATGTCGAAGGCCAGCGCATCATGCACCATCTGGCTGCCACCGCGGTCGCCTGGGACGCCATGGGGCGGCCGGACAGCGAACTCTACCGAGGCGGCCGACTGTCGCACGCCCAGGAGTGGCAGGACGCGGTTTCTCCGTCGCTCACCACACTGGAGAGCGAGTTCCTCGAGACGTCCGGCGAGCACGAGAAGGCCGAGCTGGCGGCTGCCCAGGCTCAGCTCCGCCGGCAGCGTCGCACGGTGCGACGGCTGACGTACGTGTCCGCCGGTGCTGCCGCCTTGGCGATCATCGCGGTCGTGGCGAGCGTCTATGCCGGGATCCAGGCGAACCTCGCGGGCGAGGCCGCGCTCGCCGCGACGGCGCGCCGCGTCGCCGACCTCGCGGTCGATGAGCCGGAGCTCGACCGGGCGCTGCTGCTTGCCGCGCAGGCGATCCAACTCCACGACAGCCCAGAAGCACCGGTCAGCCTCATGCAGGTCTTCGCGCGCGCCCCCCGCGCCACATCGGTGACGCACACCCAGCCCGCCAGCATGATCAAGCGAGACAAGATCATGGGGACGGAACTCGTCAGTGAGTACTCGGCGGACCGCTCGCTGCTCGCCATACCGTCTCCGCTGCAGTCGGAGGATGCGTCGTGGGGGACGATCAAGCTTTGGAGGACGACCGCGCCGGAAGACGCTCGTCCTGTGACGCTGTGGCTGAAGCTCAGGGGGGATGCCCCGACCACCGGCTTCGCGAAGCGGATCATGCCGAAGTTCTCGCCCGACGGTTCCCGCCTTTATGCGAGCGGAACCGGGCCGATCGCCGTCTTCGACACGACGACGGGGATGCAGGTGGATGAATTCCGAGGAGGTGGACTGCTTGCGGTCAGTGGCGATGGGCAACGCCTCGCGATCGGGGACAACGGGTCGGTGGTTCGAATCATCGACCCCGCAGGGAACACCGAGCCCGTCACTGTCCCTTTACCCGGTGCTGCAACAGTCGCTGCATTCAGCCCGGACGGCTCCCAGCTCGCGGTGTACACGGGAGGGAGGATCGCCCTTGTGAATCTCGGTGCTGCCGAAGTCGCCGAGGTTCTGAACGAGCACGACCATGCTGTCAGCGACATGGCGTACGAGTCGGATGGCCAGCTGGTCACCAGAACACCGGACGGCGAAACGATCACTTGGGCTCTCGGTGACTGGGCTGCAGCGTTCCCGGACAGCGATTTCACGCTGACCGGATCCGCCCTCCGGAACAGTGGGAACACTGAGCGCGCTCTTCGAGTAGAGCAGCCGAATGGTGACGCCCAGGTAGTGGTCGCCGACCCGGCCGCCTGGCAGGAACGCGCGTGCACCGTCGCCGGGCGGACGCTGACCAAGCACGAGTGGCGCGAGTACATCGGCACTATCCCTTACGCTCCGGCATGCCGCGACTGACCGGAGCCTCGGTCGGGTATTCGCCTCGACGGCGCGGGAACGGCTCGCGCGGCAGCATCGTCTGCGCGTTCATTCGCTCCGGCGGTTTCGAGACAGACAAATGGAAGCCGATCGCCTTAGCGCAAACGTCGGTCAGCAGGACGGTTTCAGCGCTGGGCGCGACGGCGCCGCGTCTCATCGAGCACGAGGCGGGGCGACGGATTCGCGCCATACGACCTTCTGCAGGGCATCCTCCTGGACGGGCGGCTCGGTTCCGCGGATCGCGGCGAGAAGTCGCTGCATCGAGGACGAACCGAGGCGCTGTCGATCCTGGAACACGGTGGTGAGGGAGGGGATGAAATGTGCGCTCATGGTGAGGTCGTCCCAGCCGGTCACGCTCACATCCCCCGGAACCGTCCAGCCGCGCAAGACCGCGCCGCGGATCGCCCCGGCGGCGAGGACGTCGTTGGCTGCGATGATCGCCAGCGGCGGTGTGTCGTCGGGCAGATCCCGCACACAGTGATTCGCCGTGAGCCCGCTCCAGTCGCCGCCCACCACGCCGAGTGAGTCCACGCCCAGCCGATCGACCGTCGTGAGGTAGACGTCTCGGCGAGCGACTGCGGCCGGGTAGTCCGGCGGCCCCGCGATGTGCAGGAATCTTCGGTGGCCGAGCTCTGCCAGCCGCTCCATCATCTCGGCGACCGGGCGCGCGTCACTGAACGCACCGGTCGCGTGCATGTTCTCGTCGAATTCGGAGAGGGACAGCAGCACAGGAGCGTCCGTCGACGTCGGCTGGGGGGCCCGGATAGGGGTGAACGAGAGAATGCCCTCGTACTCGCCGGACTCTGCGACCGAGGCGAGGTCGTCCGCGCGCTCCTCGGGTGAGGACGAGAGGCTGATCACTTCGACGACATAGCCGGCATCCCGCGCCGTGGCGGCGGCCCCCTCGAGCACCGGGAAGAGGTTCAAACCGGCGACGGGGATGACGACGGCGAGCCGGCCCGTCCGCTGGGTCCGCATGGATCGGGCGGCGAGATTAGGGCGGTAGTTCAGTTCAGCCGCGGCCGTCAGCACGCGTTCGCGGGTTGCAGCCGAGATGCCGCTGCGGCCGGTGAAGACGAACGAGACCGTCGTCTGAGAAACGCCCGCGCGGCGCGCGACGTCGTGACTGGTCGGGCGCTTCGCCATGTGTTGATCCCCCATCTCCGCCATCTTGCCCGGAAAGGCACTTGACCGTGCGGACGTTGGCTACATACTATCTACTACGTCTTAGTAATACGTAGTAGCGAATGTGCGAGGAAGCAATGCTCAGAATCGGAATCATCGGCACCGGCAGTATCGCCAGTGCCCACATCAGTGGGTATCTCGCGTTCCCCGGGCAGTGCGAGATCGTCGCGCTCGCCGATGTCATGCCGGGCAGGGCGGCCGAGAAGGCCGAGTCATTCGGACTGACGGACGCCGTCGGCTACGACGACCCGCTTCAGATGATCGCCGAGGCGCGCCTCGATCTGGTGAGCATCGCGACACCGCCCTCGTCACACGGCGCACTCGCGATCACCGCGCTGGACGCCGGCGTGAACGTGCTCGTCGAGAAGCCCATGGCGCCCTCTCTGGAGGAGTGCGACGCGATGCTCGCCGCACAGGAGCGTTCGGGGAAGCTGCTCTCGGTTGTCGCGCAGAATCGCTTCCGCGACGACCTCGCCACCCTCAAGAGCGTCGTCGATTCCGGGCTCCTCGGTTCGATCTCCCACGTGCGCGTGGACTCCGCCTGGTGGCGGGGTCTGCCGTACTACGACCTGTGGTGGCGAGGCACGTGGGAGAAGGAGGGTGGCGGCAGCACACTCAACCACGCCATCCACCACATCGACCTGCTCCTGTGGCTGCTGGGCCGCCCGACGGAGATCACGGCGATGATCACGAACGCGCAGCACGACAACAGCGAGGTCGAGGATCTCTCGGTCGCGGTGTTCCGGTACGGGCGGGGCCTGGCCCAGCTGACGAGCTCGGTGGTGCATCACGGCGAAGAGCAGGAGATCATCATCCAGGGCGAGAACGCC
This genomic window contains:
- a CDS encoding RNA polymerase sigma factor translates to MTAAPVEQAIIRAHHEEWARVVAGVARRFGDLDLAEDAAAEAFVAAVERWPRDGVPPNPGAWLTLTATRKAIDRLRRESRRDDKHQAAHMLSDDTPPEPTGPVEDDRLRLVFTCCHPALAMEARVALTLRMLGGLTVAEIAHAFLVPPATMAQRITRAKAKIKAAHVPYRVPSATDIRERLAGVLAVVYLIFNEGYLATAGEASLRVDLTDDAIRLGRLLHSLLPDEGEVTGLLALMLLTDARRTARFSHAGELVTLDEQDRSAWNRGLIIEGHALVRERIAAVAAGAESPGRYQLLAAINAVHTNAPSSGDTDWSQIVALYDRLIGLDPSPIVRLNRAIAVAELDGPDVALAEIDRLGETLDNYHAYHAARADLLRRVGRSDDSRTAYDRAIQLAGNPAERAYLDRRRDQLVW
- a CDS encoding YdeI/OmpD-associated family protein, giving the protein MVDRANKPELHLDTVAEWEAWLDADPDPTGVRLRLRKTATSRPGITYAEALEVALCFGWIDGRKQSLDADYFLQTFTPRRPRSLWSKVNIGHVTRLLEEGRMRPQGQLEIDRAKADGRWDRAYRQGDGDLPEELQEALNADPKVAKAFASQSAQNRFAMAFRVANLKRPASRAARVAEYVEMLKRGETLH
- a CDS encoding NIPSNAP family protein — translated: MITVHLRYEIDSAKLDDFTEYGRAWIRLVNKLGGTHHGYFMPSEGDSDEAFALFSFPSLAEYEVYRNASKVDPDCQKAFELARTTGCIRRYERRFLAPVFA
- a CDS encoding alpha/beta hydrolase, translated to MTRRVQESETASLAYDAVGSGIPLIAVHGAYSARGEVRGFLEPMIEARPVRRVYIDLPGHGDSRPSSGVRRPDDVLDLVDSLLRREAPSGRFLVLGHSFGGHFARAIAARHPDRVAGLALICPAVPGEQSTPPPRVVRDDHVSTALDPAQRAEYEGYFVVRTAETLERFRHAVAPAVGEVDEQTLETAITAGPHAADPDTVAVEAPVLVISGKHDHWVGWERQQRLGDRYPRATVVTAADAGHALPHERPGLTAALLSDWLDEIGIPAASGAHP
- a CDS encoding BTAD domain-containing putative transcriptional regulator, translated to MEVRVLGALTLDDGRIPLARRERAVLGALTVRPGESVSTDSLAVALWGDDLPASWSKVIQGCVMRLRRLIAPARIETTPLGYRLLTDHVQIDADEFERLVQRGTEQLELGEPERAAHTVSKALGLWRGDAFSELADWQPARIASGRLDELRLSAEELLLDARLRAGEVQEVAASARARVAEAPLRERRWVVLSVAQYRQGRQADALTTVRNARSLLAAELGLDPCVELAALEQAILRQDASLLSDRVFRAASAECPYFGLPPADVDDADRYFGREAELADALRAVEEHGVLLVAGASGVGKSSFVRAGIGAQLRAGGAEVVIVTPGEHPVDALRDLDFEGAASVLIVDQCEQAFAADPAETREFFAALSQLAFRGTLVMALRADRLGDLAEQTGFAQIIRSRMLMLTTLGSDGLRAIIEKPAAQAGIILEPGLTEVLVRDADGRSLPQLSHALRQVWSRREGRVMTVDGYQASGEIEGAVAQTAEEVYGALPDAERRLLRDILLRLVDVADGIANGRRVERALVAIDDAHSRIIDELIDARLLTTDEQSVQLSHEALAREWPRLTEWLAGDVEGQRIMHHLAATAVAWDAMGRPDSELYRGGRLSHAQEWQDAVSPSLTTLESEFLETSGEHEKAELAAAQAQLRRQRRTVRRLTYVSAGAAALAIIAVVASVYAGIQANLAGEAALAATARRVADLAVDEPELDRALLLAAQAIQLHDSPEAPVSLMQVFARAPRATSVTHTQPASMIKRDKIMGTELVSEYSADRSLLAIPSPLQSEDASWGTIKLWRTTAPEDARPVTLWLKLRGDAPTTGFAKRIMPKFSPDGSRLYASGTGPIAVFDTTTGMQVDEFRGGGLLAVSGDGQRLAIGDNGSVVRIIDPAGNTEPVTVPLPGAATVAAFSPDGSQLAVYTGGRIALVNLGAAEVAEVLNEHDHAVSDMAYESDGQLVTRTPDGETITWALGDWAAAFPDSDFTLTGSALRNSGNTERALRVEQPNGDAQVVVADPAAWQERACTVAGRTLTKHEWREYIGTIPYAPACRD
- a CDS encoding LacI family DNA-binding transcriptional regulator, whose protein sequence is MAKRPTSHDVARRAGVSQTTVSFVFTGRSGISAATRERVLTAAAELNYRPNLAARSMRTQRTGRLAVVIPVAGLNLFPVLEGAAATARDAGYVVEVISLSSSPEERADDLASVAESGEYEGILSFTPIRAPQPTSTDAPVLLSLSEFDENMHATGAFSDARPVAEMMERLAELGHRRFLHIAGPPDYPAAVARRDVYLTTVDRLGVDSLGVVGGDWSGLTANHCVRDLPDDTPPLAIIAANDVLAAGAIRGAVLRGWTVPGDVSVTGWDDLTMSAHFIPSLTTVFQDRQRLGSSSMQRLLAAIRGTEPPVQEDALQKVVWRESVAPPRAR
- a CDS encoding Gfo/Idh/MocA family oxidoreductase, with protein sequence MLRIGIIGTGSIASAHISGYLAFPGQCEIVALADVMPGRAAEKAESFGLTDAVGYDDPLQMIAEARLDLVSIATPPSSHGALAITALDAGVNVLVEKPMAPSLEECDAMLAAQERSGKLLSVVAQNRFRDDLATLKSVVDSGLLGSISHVRVDSAWWRGLPYYDLWWRGTWEKEGGGSTLNHAIHHIDLLLWLLGRPTEITAMITNAQHDNSEVEDLSVAVFRYGRGLAQLTSSVVHHGEEQEIIIQGENARVSQPWKVIAERADGGGFPAKGGDSGLVEAIEAVAAQREPLRHRGHEGQIADLLAAVRDGRAPLADGRDGRNAIEVVTAIYKAGIERTFVSLPLKADDPYYRAGQLVTHAPRFFAKQTSLLEVAAS